One region of Penaeus vannamei isolate JL-2024 chromosome 36, ASM4276789v1, whole genome shotgun sequence genomic DNA includes:
- the LOC113817345 gene encoding putative inorganic phosphate cotransporter isoform X2 — MRGKNGARWWPRILSYTGSSPVSDQHKLITKDVENTLPEEPRKSKFGERHVLITLLFFGFAVVYAMRVNLSVAIVAMVKNRPHTKKVSQEYDDTCPLPATQKSKDAAMETNGEFDWDEQTQGMVLGCFFYGYLLTNYIGGRLAERFGGRLVYGLGVTLTAALTVISPYAARHSTSAFVFIRILEGMTEGVTFPAMNVMMSYWIPPQERARSLTQSVGGCQFGTVVTLSISGWLSQTEWGWPSVFYLFGVLGLVWGYFWFRYAYDSPDQHPRITAAEKLFIKQGIGDHRKSESLPVPWHSILTSTPFVVVMVTHVGNNWGFYCLLTELPTYLKNMQHYDMKENGVVSALPYLLMWMFSLSYSRYMDHLLEKQVLSTRQIRRLSMIIGNYIPMIAVLLVPWAGCDGRLAVALICLAVGATGATFCGFHCAFQELAPNFAGTLTGISNTLATIPGFLAPEVTGAIINNQQTLSRWKEVFQLVSVVYFIVCTLYLIFMSPEVQPWNEGHTEKRRSATKEVA, encoded by the exons ATGAGGGGGAAGAATGGAGCAAGATGGTGGCCTCGGATTCTATCTTATACAGGTTCCTCTCCAGTATCAGACCAACACAAATTGATAACG AAAGATGTAGAAAACACTTTACCGGAAGAACCAAGGAAATCAA aATTTGGTGAGCGACATGTTTTGATAACTCTGCTGTTCTTCGGATTTGCGGTTGTGTATGCCATGCGAGTCAACTTGTCTGTAGCCATAGTTGCCATGGTTAAGAATCGCCCTCATACCAAGAAAGTCTCACAGGAGTATGATGACACCTGCCCTCTTCCAGCAACTCAGAAATCAAAAGATGCAGCTATGGAGACA AATGGAGAGTTTGACTGGGATGAGCAGACTCAGGGAATGGTGCTTGGTTGTTTCTTCTACGGGTATCTTCTGACAAATTACATAGGCGGCAGATTAGCAGAGAGGTTCGGAGGGAGGCTGGTGTATGGTCTTGGCGTGACCCTCACAGCTGCCTTAACCGTCATCTCACCTTATGCCGCAAGACACTCAACCAGTGCTTTTGTCTTCATTAGAATACTTGAAGGAATGACAGAG GGTGTGACGTTTCCGGCAATGAATGTGATGATGTCGTATTGGATTCCACCTCAAGAAAGGGCACGCTCACTCACGCAAAGTGTTGGGG GTTGCCAGTTTGGAACAGTGGTAACTCTCTCAATTAGTGGCTGGCTCTCGCAGACAGAATGGGGCTGGCCATCTGTGTTTTACTTGTTCGGCGTGCTTGGTCTAGTGTGGGGCTATTTCTGGTTCAGATATGCCTATGACTCTCCTGATCAGCACCCACGTATCACAGCAGCTGAGAAATTGTTCATCAAGCAGGGTATTGGAGACCATAGGAAGAGTGAG AGTCTTCCAGTCCCGTGGCACTCCATCCTGACCTCAACCCCCTTTGTGGTGGTCATGGTGACTCATGTAGGTAACAACTGGGGCTTCTACTGCCTGCTCACGGAACTCCCTACGTACCTGAAAAATATGCAGCATTATGACATGAAAGAG AATGGTGTTGTGTCAGCTTTACCTTATTTGCTGATGTGGATGTTTAGTTTAAGCTATTCAAGATACATGGATCATCTGCTGGAGAAACAGGTCTTATCAACAAGACAAATAAGAAGGCTGTCAATGATCATTG GGAACTACATTCCAATGATTGCTGTTTTGCTTGTGCCTTGGGCTGGTTGTGATGGCAGATTAGCTGTTGCGCTGATCTGCCTTGCTGTTGGAGCAACTGGTGCTACATTTTGTGGCTTCCATTGTGCATTTCAG GAACTAGCACCAAACTTTGCTGGTACTTTAACTGGAATATCCAACACACTGGCAACTATCCCAGGATTTTTAGCTCCTGAGGTTACAGGAGCCATAATCAATAACCAG CAAACTTTAAGCAGATGGAAGGAAGTGTTCCAGTTGGTGTCTGTTGTATACTTCATTGTGTGCACTCTTTATCTCATCTTTATGTCACCAGAAGTTCAGCCATGGAATGAAGGGCATACTGAGAAACG GAGATCGGCAACCAAGGAGGTTGCATGA
- the LOC113817343 gene encoding voltage-gated hydrogen channel 1, whose product MPGNQRQVDLERDDEEMPNSLQDTHSLDSSSSDGAVLRSRTSVRQELQQFIRSTRCQVLVVALVVVDMTLVITELLFDLEMQGAPSPIPFVMHTLSISLLALFLVEIGLKIYAYRFDFFTRKGDIFDAIVVIVAICLDAVYLHSHDAHSGLGLIIVLRLWRVVPIQKAMVVQVRKVGEKKLLHEQQNRYLAEQEAERYRTYSYSQDMYIKALEELLRRNGISYQEECKNLPDINRISVVAEVNTKE is encoded by the exons ATGCCAGGGAATCAAAGACAAGTTGACTTGGAGAGGGATGACGAGGAGATGCCAAACTCTCTACAAGACACGCACAGTCTagattcctcctcctccgatgGTGCGGTACTGAGATCTCGGACGTCAGTCAGGCAAGAACTACAGCAGTTCATCCGATCTACGAGATGCCAG GTGTTGGTGGTGGCACTAGTGGTAGTGGACATGACTTTAGTTATCACAGAGTTGCTCTTCGACCTGGAAATGCAAGGtgcaccctcccccatcccgttTGTGATGCACACGCTCTCCATAAGCCTGCTTGCACTCTTCCTCGTTGAAATTGGCTTGAAGATTTATGCTTACCGCTTTGACTTCTTCACGCGGAAA GGTGACATATTCGAtgccattgttgtcattgttgccaTCTGCCTTGATGCAGTATACCTCCACTCGCACGATGCCCACTCTGGGTTAGGCCTCATCATTGTGTTGAGACTATGGAGGGTTGTGCCCATACAAAAAG CCATGGTGGTTCAGGTCCGAAAAGTGGGAGAAAAGAAACTGTTGCATGAACAACAAAATCGGTACCTGGCTGAACAAGAGGCTGAGAGATATCGCACATACAGTTATTCGCAAGACATGTACATCAAAGCACTGGAGGAATTGTTGAGAAGAAATGGGATTTCATATCAGGAGGAGTGCAAGAATTTGCCGGATATTAACAG aATCAGTGTGGTTGCAGAGGTAAATACAAAAGAGTGA
- the LOC113817345 gene encoding putative inorganic phosphate cotransporter isoform X1: protein MRGKNGARWWPRILSYTGSSPVSDQHKLITKDVENTLPEEPRKSKFGERHVLITLLFFGFAVVYAMRVNLSVAIVAMVKNRPHTKKVSQEYDDTCPLPATQKSKDAAMETNGEFDWDEQTQGMVLGCFFYGYLLTNYIGGRLAERFGGRLVYGLGVTLTAALTVISPYAARHSTSAFVFIRILEGMTEGVTFPAMNVMMSYWIPPQERARSLTQSVGGCQFGTVVTLSISGWLSQTEWGWPSVFYLFGVLGLVWGYFWFRYAYDSPDQHPRITAAEKLFIKQGIGDHRKSESLPVPWHSILTSTPFVVVMVTHVGNNWGFYCLLTELPTYLKNMQHYDMKENGVVSALPYLLMWMFSLSYSRYMDHLLEKQVLSTRQIRRLSMIIGNYIPMIAVLLVPWAGCDGRLAVALICLAVGATGATFCGFHCAFQELAPNFAGTLTGISNTLATIPGFLAPEVTGAIINNQQTLSRWKEVFQLVSVVYFIVCTLYLIFMSPEVQPWNEGHTEKRYKWFGRKHVKL from the exons ATGAGGGGGAAGAATGGAGCAAGATGGTGGCCTCGGATTCTATCTTATACAGGTTCCTCTCCAGTATCAGACCAACACAAATTGATAACG AAAGATGTAGAAAACACTTTACCGGAAGAACCAAGGAAATCAA aATTTGGTGAGCGACATGTTTTGATAACTCTGCTGTTCTTCGGATTTGCGGTTGTGTATGCCATGCGAGTCAACTTGTCTGTAGCCATAGTTGCCATGGTTAAGAATCGCCCTCATACCAAGAAAGTCTCACAGGAGTATGATGACACCTGCCCTCTTCCAGCAACTCAGAAATCAAAAGATGCAGCTATGGAGACA AATGGAGAGTTTGACTGGGATGAGCAGACTCAGGGAATGGTGCTTGGTTGTTTCTTCTACGGGTATCTTCTGACAAATTACATAGGCGGCAGATTAGCAGAGAGGTTCGGAGGGAGGCTGGTGTATGGTCTTGGCGTGACCCTCACAGCTGCCTTAACCGTCATCTCACCTTATGCCGCAAGACACTCAACCAGTGCTTTTGTCTTCATTAGAATACTTGAAGGAATGACAGAG GGTGTGACGTTTCCGGCAATGAATGTGATGATGTCGTATTGGATTCCACCTCAAGAAAGGGCACGCTCACTCACGCAAAGTGTTGGGG GTTGCCAGTTTGGAACAGTGGTAACTCTCTCAATTAGTGGCTGGCTCTCGCAGACAGAATGGGGCTGGCCATCTGTGTTTTACTTGTTCGGCGTGCTTGGTCTAGTGTGGGGCTATTTCTGGTTCAGATATGCCTATGACTCTCCTGATCAGCACCCACGTATCACAGCAGCTGAGAAATTGTTCATCAAGCAGGGTATTGGAGACCATAGGAAGAGTGAG AGTCTTCCAGTCCCGTGGCACTCCATCCTGACCTCAACCCCCTTTGTGGTGGTCATGGTGACTCATGTAGGTAACAACTGGGGCTTCTACTGCCTGCTCACGGAACTCCCTACGTACCTGAAAAATATGCAGCATTATGACATGAAAGAG AATGGTGTTGTGTCAGCTTTACCTTATTTGCTGATGTGGATGTTTAGTTTAAGCTATTCAAGATACATGGATCATCTGCTGGAGAAACAGGTCTTATCAACAAGACAAATAAGAAGGCTGTCAATGATCATTG GGAACTACATTCCAATGATTGCTGTTTTGCTTGTGCCTTGGGCTGGTTGTGATGGCAGATTAGCTGTTGCGCTGATCTGCCTTGCTGTTGGAGCAACTGGTGCTACATTTTGTGGCTTCCATTGTGCATTTCAG GAACTAGCACCAAACTTTGCTGGTACTTTAACTGGAATATCCAACACACTGGCAACTATCCCAGGATTTTTAGCTCCTGAGGTTACAGGAGCCATAATCAATAACCAG CAAACTTTAAGCAGATGGAAGGAAGTGTTCCAGTTGGTGTCTGTTGTATACTTCATTGTGTGCACTCTTTATCTCATCTTTATGTCACCAGAAGTTCAGCCATGGAATGAAGGGCATACTGAGAAACG ATATAAGTGGTTTGGCAGAAAGCACGTCAAACTTTAG
- the LOC113817345 gene encoding sialin isoform X3, whose protein sequence is MRGKNGARWWPRILSYTGSSPVSDQHKLITKDVENTLPEEPRKSKFGERHVLITLLFFGFAVVYAMRVNLSVAIVAMVKNRPHTKKVSQEYDDTCPLPATQKSKDAAMETNGEFDWDEQTQGMVLGCFFYGYLLTNYIGGRLAERFGGRLVYGLGVTLTAALTVISPYAARHSTSAFVFIRILEGMTEGVTFPAMNVMMSYWIPPQERARSLTQSVGGCQFGTVVTLSISGWLSQTEWGWPSVFYLFGVLGLVWGYFWFRYAYDSPDQHPRITAAEKLFIKQGIGDHRKSESLPVPWHSILTSTPFVVVMVTHVGNNWGFYCLLTELPTYLKNMQHYDMKEELAPNFAGTLTGISNTLATIPGFLAPEVTGAIINNQQTLSRWKEVFQLVSVVYFIVCTLYLIFMSPEVQPWNEGHTEKRYKWFGRKHVKL, encoded by the exons ATGAGGGGGAAGAATGGAGCAAGATGGTGGCCTCGGATTCTATCTTATACAGGTTCCTCTCCAGTATCAGACCAACACAAATTGATAACG AAAGATGTAGAAAACACTTTACCGGAAGAACCAAGGAAATCAA aATTTGGTGAGCGACATGTTTTGATAACTCTGCTGTTCTTCGGATTTGCGGTTGTGTATGCCATGCGAGTCAACTTGTCTGTAGCCATAGTTGCCATGGTTAAGAATCGCCCTCATACCAAGAAAGTCTCACAGGAGTATGATGACACCTGCCCTCTTCCAGCAACTCAGAAATCAAAAGATGCAGCTATGGAGACA AATGGAGAGTTTGACTGGGATGAGCAGACTCAGGGAATGGTGCTTGGTTGTTTCTTCTACGGGTATCTTCTGACAAATTACATAGGCGGCAGATTAGCAGAGAGGTTCGGAGGGAGGCTGGTGTATGGTCTTGGCGTGACCCTCACAGCTGCCTTAACCGTCATCTCACCTTATGCCGCAAGACACTCAACCAGTGCTTTTGTCTTCATTAGAATACTTGAAGGAATGACAGAG GGTGTGACGTTTCCGGCAATGAATGTGATGATGTCGTATTGGATTCCACCTCAAGAAAGGGCACGCTCACTCACGCAAAGTGTTGGGG GTTGCCAGTTTGGAACAGTGGTAACTCTCTCAATTAGTGGCTGGCTCTCGCAGACAGAATGGGGCTGGCCATCTGTGTTTTACTTGTTCGGCGTGCTTGGTCTAGTGTGGGGCTATTTCTGGTTCAGATATGCCTATGACTCTCCTGATCAGCACCCACGTATCACAGCAGCTGAGAAATTGTTCATCAAGCAGGGTATTGGAGACCATAGGAAGAGTGAG AGTCTTCCAGTCCCGTGGCACTCCATCCTGACCTCAACCCCCTTTGTGGTGGTCATGGTGACTCATGTAGGTAACAACTGGGGCTTCTACTGCCTGCTCACGGAACTCCCTACGTACCTGAAAAATATGCAGCATTATGACATGAAAGAG GAACTAGCACCAAACTTTGCTGGTACTTTAACTGGAATATCCAACACACTGGCAACTATCCCAGGATTTTTAGCTCCTGAGGTTACAGGAGCCATAATCAATAACCAG CAAACTTTAAGCAGATGGAAGGAAGTGTTCCAGTTGGTGTCTGTTGTATACTTCATTGTGTGCACTCTTTATCTCATCTTTATGTCACCAGAAGTTCAGCCATGGAATGAAGGGCATACTGAGAAACG ATATAAGTGGTTTGGCAGAAAGCACGTCAAACTTTAG